The stretch of DNA TTATGAACGCATCCGGCAGGAAGCCTTAACGTCGGCAGAGCTACTGTTTGGGAAAGAAACAATTAGTCCGCAACTGTTTAAGCTCTTAGACAAGAACGAGATGACCGTTCTGAATCAGGAAGAAATAATTATTTACAATAATCAGAACAAAATTGCCTACGAAAGCGGCACCGATTACCTCGACGTAACGCCCGAAACGCTCCGGCGCATCCGGCTCCAGAAGGAACTACGCTGGCGCGTTGGCGACCGTGAAATTGTAGGCGTGGTATTTACCGACCGCTTCAATCATTTTGTGGTAGTGGCGTCGGCGGTCGATAAATATGGCTTTCAGAAACAGCGCGATCTGGCCCTGATTCTCTCGGCAGGCTGGTTGATGGCTACACTTATTGTGCTGCTGGCCGGGCGGTTGTTTGCGGCTCGTGCGCTTGCCCCCATCAACCGGGTTGTTGGCCGGGTCGATGCCATTACAGCCACCAATCTTGATTTGCGTTTAGACGAGGGCAACGGGCAGGATGAAATAGCGCAACTCTCGCACCGTTTCAACCGAATGCTCGACCGCATCGAAGAAGCTTTTCAGGGGCAGCGGGCCTTTGTAGCGAATGCATCGCACGAACTCCGAACGCCTTTAACGGCCATCACAGGGCAGATTCAGGTGGCTCTGCTGGCCGACGACGACCCGCAGGAACTGCGCGAGGTGATGCACTCGATACTCGATGATGTACGCGGCCTGACTCAACTGACTAATGGCTTGCTGAGTCTGGCCGATGTGAGTATGGGCGAATCGTCGGTGAATACGGCTCCGGTATCGGTCGATGATTTATTGTGGCAAACCCGTTCTGATCTGCTCAAAGCCCATCCAGACTACACCGTTCGGGTTGCTATGCCGGAAAATGAGGGCGTTCCGCACGATTTCATTATATTAGGAAACGACGCGCTGTTGCGCATTGCACTAATCAACCTGCTCGAAAACGCCTGTAAGTTCTCGCCTGACCATACTGTTCGGGTACAAATCAACGCGCTGTCCAATGTCGTTCATTTCGCCTTTCAGAACAACGGACCACCAATTTCGCCCGACGAGTTACCGCTGATTTTTAAGCCCCTTCGCCGGGGCAGCAACGCGCAGCAGGTACGCGGTTATGGCATCGGTCTCTCGCTCACGGATCGCATAGTACGGCTCCACAAAGGTCAGCTTTCCGTTGAATCGTCTCATCAGAATGGCACCACGTTTACGATGGTATTGCCAACGATACGGTAACTCTAACCGTTTTCTAATCGACCCCTAATTCAGACTTAACGATCTCTGGGCAAATTTACAGGTAAAAACACCCGGAAATCATGACTAAATACACGCTCGATTACTCGGAGCAGCGCGTTGGAATGCCCCGACGCCGTCGCCGGGCCAACGTCAGTGCGGTGGTGCTGGTGGGCGCGTTTGGCGCGCTGGTGAGCGGCTTACTGATAACTCAAACGATTTCGCTGCGTGGCGAAAACCGGCAACTTCGTCGGCAACTCGACGCACAGGTGTTGCAGTATGATTCGCTATTGGCCGCTAAACTTCACGCCGACCGGCAATTGGTGCGCTGGCACGAACAGCAACGCATCAACACATCTAATTCGATTCTAACGCAGGACTAATGAAGGTCTAATACAGCGATAGCAACTTTGCTATGTGTTCGATTGAACACCACTTGAGAACTACCATTTATCAACAAACACATAGATCATGAAAACGCACGGAATCATTCTTTCAGTTGGTTTATCACTGCTTGTGCTTAGTAGCTGCACGGTTGTTCGGCAGGGTGAAGTAGGTGTAAAACGCACGCTCGGTAAAATCAAGCCGGCCCCGCTCATGGAAGGCGCGAAGGGCTTCAACCCCCTCGTTACCACGATTATCAAAGTGCCAACCCGCACCAT from Spirosoma montaniterrae encodes:
- a CDS encoding HAMP domain-containing sensor histidine kinase is translated as MTIRTRLTLLFTLLVSSLLAGFCIIIYLTAEQYRESEYYERIRQEALTSAELLFGKETISPQLFKLLDKNEMTVLNQEEIIIYNNQNKIAYESGTDYLDVTPETLRRIRLQKELRWRVGDREIVGVVFTDRFNHFVVVASAVDKYGFQKQRDLALILSAGWLMATLIVLLAGRLFAARALAPINRVVGRVDAITATNLDLRLDEGNGQDEIAQLSHRFNRMLDRIEEAFQGQRAFVANASHELRTPLTAITGQIQVALLADDDPQELREVMHSILDDVRGLTQLTNGLLSLADVSMGESSVNTAPVSVDDLLWQTRSDLLKAHPDYTVRVAMPENEGVPHDFIILGNDALLRIALINLLENACKFSPDHTVRVQINALSNVVHFAFQNNGPPISPDELPLIFKPLRRGSNAQQVRGYGIGLSLTDRIVRLHKGQLSVESSHQNGTTFTMVLPTIR